Proteins encoded together in one Microbacterium sp. ABRD28 window:
- the rplQ gene encoding 50S ribosomal protein L17, translating into MPKPTKGPRLGGGPAHERLLLANLAAALFTHKSIQTTETKAKRLRPLAERLITFAKRGDLHARRRVLSVIGDKEVVHVLFTEIAPLVADRPGGYTRITKIGNRKGDNAPMAVIELVLEPVTPKVKSSRTSTTAAPAVKPASEDAAAEETVSEDTTEEAAVEDSTADQSADAGSESPEEGAAAEQAAEDAVVEGDSTADADADKK; encoded by the coding sequence ATGCCCAAGCCCACGAAGGGTCCCCGCCTCGGAGGCGGCCCCGCCCACGAGCGCCTGCTTCTTGCGAACCTCGCCGCGGCCCTCTTCACCCACAAGTCGATCCAGACCACGGAGACCAAGGCCAAGCGGCTGCGTCCCCTGGCTGAGCGCCTCATCACCTTCGCCAAGCGCGGCGACCTGCACGCGCGTCGCCGGGTGCTGTCGGTGATCGGTGACAAGGAGGTCGTGCACGTCCTCTTCACCGAGATCGCGCCGCTGGTCGCCGACCGCCCGGGTGGCTACACCCGCATCACCAAGATCGGCAACCGCAAGGGTGACAACGCCCCGATGGCGGTCATCGAGCTCGTGCTGGAGCCGGTCACCCCGAAGGTGAAGAGCTCGCGCACGTCGACCACCGCGGCCCCGGCTGTCAAGCCCGCTTCGGAGGACGCCGCCGCGGAGGAGACTGTCTCGGAGGACACCACCGAGGAGGCCGCCGTGGAAGACAGCACCGCTGACCAGAGTGCCGACGCCGGTTCGGAGTCGCCCGAGGAGGGTGCCGCCGCCGAGCAGGCCGCAGAGGACGCCGTGGTGGAGGGCGACTCCACCGCCGACGCCGACGCCGACAAGAAGTAA
- a CDS encoding DNA-directed RNA polymerase subunit alpha, with product MLIAQRPTLTEEKIGEFRSRFVVEPLEPGFGYTIGNALRRSLLSSIPGAAVTSIRIDGVLHEFSTIPGVKEDVTEIILNIKQLVVSSERDEPITAYLRKTGAGEVTAADISAPAGVEVHNPELVIATLNDTARFELELTIERGRGYVSATQNRNEYAEAGQIPIDSIYSPVLKVSYRVEATRAGERTDFDKLVLDVESKPSIAPRDAVASAGRTLTELFGLARELNVEAEGIEIGPAPVETVLSNELSMPIEDLDLSVRSYNCLKREGINTVSELVALSETQLMNIRNFGQKSVDEVRDKLVSLGLSLKDSVPGFDGAHFYGGYDDETA from the coding sequence GTGCTCATCGCACAGCGTCCCACTCTGACCGAGGAGAAGATCGGGGAGTTCCGCAGCCGTTTCGTCGTCGAGCCGCTGGAGCCGGGCTTCGGCTACACCATCGGCAACGCGCTGCGTCGCAGCCTCCTGTCGTCGATCCCCGGCGCTGCCGTGACGTCGATCCGCATCGACGGCGTCCTCCACGAGTTCAGCACCATCCCCGGTGTGAAGGAGGATGTCACCGAGATCATCCTCAACATCAAGCAGCTGGTCGTCTCCAGCGAGCGCGACGAGCCCATCACCGCCTACCTGCGCAAGACCGGCGCCGGTGAGGTCACCGCGGCCGACATCTCCGCTCCCGCCGGCGTCGAGGTGCACAACCCCGAGCTGGTCATCGCGACCCTCAACGACACCGCGCGTTTCGAGCTCGAGCTGACCATCGAGCGCGGCCGTGGCTACGTGTCGGCGACCCAGAACCGCAACGAGTACGCCGAGGCCGGGCAGATCCCGATCGACTCGATCTACTCGCCCGTGCTGAAGGTGTCGTACCGCGTCGAGGCCACCCGTGCCGGTGAGCGCACCGACTTCGACAAGCTGGTGCTGGATGTCGAGTCCAAGCCCTCCATCGCCCCGCGCGATGCCGTCGCCTCGGCCGGTCGCACCCTGACCGAGCTGTTCGGCCTGGCCCGCGAGCTGAACGTCGAGGCCGAGGGCATCGAGATCGGCCCCGCGCCGGTCGAGACCGTCCTGTCCAACGAGCTGTCGATGCCGATCGAGGACCTCGACCTGTCGGTGCGCTCGTACAACTGCCTCAAGCGCGAGGGCATCAACACCGTCAGCGAGCTCGTCGCCCTCTCGGAGACGCAGCTGATGAACATCCGCAACTTCGGCCAGAAGTCGGTCGACGAGGTGCGCGACAAGCTCGTCTCGCTCGGCCTGTCGCTGAAGGACTCGGTCCCCGGGTTCGACGGCGCGCACTTCTACGGCGGCTACGACGACGAGACCGCCTGA
- the rpsK gene encoding 30S ribosomal protein S11, with amino-acid sequence MAQAKSAARKPRRKEKKNIAVGQAHIKSTFNNTIVSITDPSGAVISWASSGGVGFKGSRKSTPYAAGMAAESAARQAQEHGVKKVDVFVKGPGSGRETAIRSLTAAGLEVGSIQDVTPQAHNGCRPPKRRRV; translated from the coding sequence ATGGCACAGGCCAAGTCCGCCGCGCGCAAGCCGCGCCGCAAGGAGAAGAAGAACATCGCCGTGGGTCAGGCCCACATCAAGTCGACGTTCAACAACACCATCGTCTCGATCACCGACCCGTCGGGCGCCGTGATCAGCTGGGCGTCCTCGGGGGGTGTGGGCTTCAAGGGCTCGCGCAAGTCCACCCCCTATGCCGCCGGTATGGCCGCCGAGTCGGCCGCCCGCCAGGCGCAGGAGCACGGCGTCAAGAAGGTCGACGTCTTCGTGAAGGGTCCGGGCTCGGGTCGCGAGACCGCGATCCGTTCGCTGACGGCCGCCGGCCTCGAGGTCGGTTCGATCCAGGACGTCACCCCGCAGGCGCACAACGGGTGCCGCCCGCCCAAGCGTCGCCGCGTCTGA
- the rpsM gene encoding 30S ribosomal protein S13, producing MARLAGVDIPRDKRVVIALTYIYGVGRTRSHAILAETQIDENIRVKDLSDDQLIALRDYIEANFKVEGDLRREVAADIRRKVEIGSYEGLRHRRGLPVRGQRTKTNARTRKGPKRTVAGKKKAR from the coding sequence ATGGCACGTCTTGCCGGCGTCGACATCCCGCGCGATAAGCGCGTGGTCATCGCCCTGACCTACATCTACGGCGTGGGCCGTACCCGTTCGCACGCGATCCTCGCCGAGACGCAGATCGACGAGAACATCCGCGTGAAGGACCTCAGCGATGACCAGCTCATCGCCCTCCGCGACTACATCGAGGCCAACTTCAAGGTCGAGGGTGACCTCCGCCGCGAGGTGGCCGCCGACATCCGCCGCAAGGTCGAGATCGGCTCCTACGAGGGCCTGCGTCACCGCCGCGGCCTCCCGGTGCGCGGACAGCGCACCAAGACCAACGCGCGCACCCGCAAGGGCCCGAAGCGCACCGTCGCCGGCAAGAAGAAGGCGCGCTGA
- the rpmJ gene encoding 50S ribosomal protein L36 has product MKVNPSVKPICDHCKVIRRHGNVMVICKSNPRHKQRQG; this is encoded by the coding sequence ATGAAGGTCAACCCCTCCGTCAAGCCCATCTGCGATCACTGCAAGGTGATCCGTCGCCACGGCAACGTGATGGTGATCTGCAAGTCCAACCCGCGCCACAAGCAGCGTCAGGGCTGA
- the infA gene encoding translation initiation factor IF-1, producing the protein MAKKDGVIEIEGVISEALPNAMFRVELTNGHKVLATISGKMRQNYIRIIPEDRVVVELSPYDLTRGRIVYRYR; encoded by the coding sequence ATGGCGAAGAAAGACGGTGTCATCGAGATCGAGGGTGTCATCTCCGAGGCGCTGCCGAACGCGATGTTCCGCGTGGAGCTCACCAACGGTCACAAGGTGCTCGCCACGATCTCAGGCAAGATGCGGCAGAACTACATCCGCATCATTCCGGAGGACCGCGTGGTCGTGGAGCTCAGCCCCTACGACCTCACCCGCGGCCGGATCGTCTACCGCTACCGCTAG
- a CDS encoding thioredoxin domain-containing protein: protein MATATRKVNWFAILVSVAVVLALVVTAAIVVWSNNATDDAGPAPQSASINAETGAIEVGTGEQTLDTYIDFMCPICNQFEQAYGESMQQLVDDGTITLGIHPIAILDRYSQGTEYSTRAANAMYCVAETAPDSAVSYMQALYANQPAEGSSGLTDAQLIEIAGSVGAEGVDACVSEQRYSGFVSSMTQQTPPNPETGRVGTPTVLLNGEFLQLTGDPLVDLAPLFS, encoded by the coding sequence ATGGCAACCGCCACGCGCAAGGTCAACTGGTTCGCGATTCTCGTGAGTGTCGCCGTGGTTCTGGCGCTCGTCGTGACGGCGGCGATCGTGGTGTGGTCGAACAACGCGACGGATGACGCGGGGCCGGCACCCCAGTCGGCCTCGATCAACGCCGAGACCGGTGCCATCGAGGTCGGGACGGGCGAGCAGACCCTCGACACCTACATCGACTTCATGTGCCCGATCTGCAACCAGTTCGAGCAGGCCTACGGCGAGTCGATGCAGCAGCTCGTCGACGACGGGACCATCACCCTGGGCATCCATCCGATCGCGATCCTCGACCGGTACTCCCAGGGCACCGAGTACTCCACGCGCGCGGCCAACGCCATGTACTGCGTCGCCGAGACGGCGCCCGATTCCGCGGTGTCGTACATGCAGGCGCTGTACGCGAACCAGCCGGCGGAGGGCTCGTCGGGACTGACGGACGCGCAGCTGATCGAGATCGCGGGGTCGGTCGGCGCCGAGGGTGTCGACGCGTGCGTGAGCGAGCAGCGGTACAGCGGGTTCGTGTCATCGATGACGCAGCAGACGCCGCCGAATCCCGAGACCGGGCGAGTGGGAACGCCGACGGTCCTGCTGAACGGTGAGTTCCTGCAACTCACGGGCGATCCATTGGTCGATCTCGCCCCGCTCTTCTCCTGA
- the map gene encoding type I methionyl aminopeptidase, which translates to MGLRRSIYKTPAQLRAMVEPGLITADALAAVKALIAPGVTTRELDAAASDLIVSRGAKSNFQMVRGYRHTVCASVNEQVVHGIPGDRPLEPGDILSIDAGAEYKGWNGDSAFTVVLPDPSRPELVAEREQLSRVTEGSLWAGIAALASARHIADVGAAIEDYIRAHGEDYGILREYVGHGIGRKMHESPSVFNYRVDDPGPEVRPGLALAIEPMVVAGSDATFVEDDGWTVSTVDGSAGSHWEHSVAVHDEGVWVLTAPDGGAAGLAPFGVTPAPIR; encoded by the coding sequence GTGGGACTGCGCCGCTCGATCTACAAGACCCCCGCGCAGCTGCGGGCGATGGTCGAACCCGGCCTCATCACGGCCGATGCCCTCGCCGCCGTGAAGGCCCTCATCGCACCCGGCGTCACGACGCGGGAGCTGGATGCCGCGGCATCCGATCTGATCGTCTCGCGCGGGGCGAAATCGAACTTCCAGATGGTGCGCGGGTACCGGCACACCGTCTGCGCGTCGGTGAACGAGCAGGTGGTGCACGGGATCCCCGGTGACCGCCCGCTCGAACCCGGCGACATCCTCTCGATCGATGCCGGCGCGGAGTACAAGGGCTGGAACGGCGACTCGGCGTTCACCGTCGTCCTGCCCGACCCGTCGCGCCCCGAGCTCGTCGCCGAGCGGGAGCAGCTCTCGCGGGTAACGGAGGGGTCGCTGTGGGCGGGCATCGCGGCGCTCGCCTCCGCCCGGCACATCGCCGACGTCGGCGCGGCGATCGAGGACTACATCCGGGCTCACGGCGAGGACTACGGGATTCTCCGCGAGTACGTCGGTCACGGCATCGGCCGGAAGATGCACGAGTCGCCGTCGGTGTTCAACTACCGCGTCGACGACCCCGGCCCCGAGGTGCGGCCCGGGCTCGCCCTCGCGATCGAGCCGATGGTCGTCGCGGGGTCGGATGCGACGTTCGTCGAGGACGACGGCTGGACCGTCTCGACCGTCGACGGCTCGGCCGGCTCACACTGGGAACATAGCGTCGCGGTGCATGATGAGGGTGTGTGGGTGCTCACCGCGCCCGACGGCGGCGCAGCCGGGCTCGCGCCGTTCGGCGTCACCCCGGCACCGATCCGGTAG
- a CDS encoding adenylate kinase, which yields MARLLIVGPQGSGKGTQGVRIAEALGVPVVSTGDVFRANVAGGTELGVQVKEIIDAGQLVPDELTSAVVRDRLSKEDAASGFLLDGYPRNLPQVMHLDEFLGGREEELDAVIVLEVPREESIARLSKRALEQGRADDTEAVIAQRLAIYESETAPIIGVYATRGIVDEIDGTGTVDEITERILAALRARGLGSPAAA from the coding sequence ATGGCTCGTCTCCTCATCGTCGGGCCGCAGGGCTCGGGCAAGGGCACCCAGGGCGTCCGCATCGCCGAGGCGCTCGGCGTGCCGGTCGTCTCGACCGGCGACGTCTTCCGCGCGAACGTCGCAGGCGGCACCGAGCTCGGTGTGCAGGTCAAGGAGATCATCGACGCCGGGCAGCTCGTCCCCGACGAGCTGACGAGCGCGGTCGTGCGCGATCGACTGTCAAAGGAGGATGCCGCGAGCGGCTTCCTCCTCGACGGATATCCGCGCAACCTTCCGCAGGTCATGCACCTCGACGAGTTCCTGGGCGGCCGCGAGGAGGAGCTCGACGCGGTCATCGTGCTCGAGGTGCCCCGCGAGGAGTCGATCGCCCGCCTGAGCAAGCGTGCGCTCGAGCAGGGACGCGCCGATGACACCGAGGCCGTCATCGCGCAGCGCCTGGCGATCTACGAGAGCGAGACGGCGCCGATCATCGGCGTGTACGCCACGCGCGGCATCGTCGACGAGATCGACGGCACCGGCACGGTCGACGAGATCACCGAGCGCATCCTCGCCGCGCTCCGGGCCCGAGGGCTCGGGAGCCCCGCGGCCGCGTGA
- the secY gene encoding preprotein translocase subunit SecY — protein sequence MFSAIARVFRTPDLRRKIAFTLAIIALYRLGAHVPAPFVDFPNVQSCLRDSAGTEGLLSLVNLFSGGALLQLSIFALGVMPYITATIIVQLLRVVIPHFEALYKEGQAGQARLTQYTRYLTIALALLQSTTLVTVARSGQLFGITGIPECEQLLTNDVWWAQLLMIITMTAGTGLIMWFAELVTERGIGNGMSLLIFTSIAAAFPASMWAIAQSRGFEVFLLVLAVGMVVVALVVFVEQSQRRIPVQYAKRMVGRRTYGGTNTYIPIKVNMAGVVPVIFASSLLYIPALIAQFNQPQPGQEVPGWVAWIQQYLVSGDHPLYMALYFLLIVGFTYFYVAITFNPVDVADNMKKYGGFIPGIRAGRPTAEYLDYVLTRITLPGSIYLGLVALLPLFALALVGANQNFPFGGASILIIVGVGLETVKQIDAQLQQRHYEGLLR from the coding sequence TTGTTCAGCGCCATCGCGCGTGTCTTCCGCACTCCGGATCTGCGGCGGAAGATCGCTTTCACCCTCGCCATCATCGCCCTGTACCGACTCGGTGCGCACGTGCCGGCGCCGTTCGTGGACTTCCCGAACGTGCAGTCCTGCCTGCGCGACAGCGCCGGGACCGAGGGCCTGCTGTCGCTCGTGAACCTGTTCTCGGGCGGTGCGCTGCTGCAGCTGTCCATCTTCGCGCTCGGTGTGATGCCGTACATCACGGCGACCATCATCGTGCAGCTGCTGCGCGTGGTCATCCCGCACTTCGAGGCGCTGTACAAGGAGGGCCAGGCGGGTCAGGCCAGGCTCACGCAGTACACCCGGTACCTGACCATCGCGCTTGCGCTGCTGCAGTCCACCACCCTGGTGACCGTGGCGCGCAGCGGCCAGCTCTTCGGCATCACCGGCATCCCCGAGTGCGAGCAGCTGCTCACCAACGACGTGTGGTGGGCGCAGCTGCTGATGATCATCACGATGACCGCCGGTACCGGCCTCATCATGTGGTTCGCCGAGCTCGTCACCGAGCGAGGAATCGGCAACGGCATGTCTCTGCTGATCTTCACCTCGATCGCCGCCGCGTTCCCCGCCTCGATGTGGGCGATCGCTCAGTCGCGCGGCTTCGAGGTCTTCCTCCTCGTCCTCGCCGTCGGCATGGTCGTGGTCGCGCTGGTGGTCTTCGTCGAACAGTCGCAGCGCCGGATCCCGGTGCAGTACGCCAAGAGGATGGTCGGCCGGCGCACCTACGGCGGCACCAACACCTACATCCCGATCAAGGTCAACATGGCCGGTGTGGTGCCGGTCATCTTCGCCTCGTCGCTGCTGTACATCCCCGCGCTCATCGCGCAGTTCAACCAGCCGCAGCCGGGCCAGGAGGTTCCGGGCTGGGTGGCGTGGATCCAGCAGTACCTCGTCTCGGGCGATCACCCGCTGTACATGGCGCTGTACTTCCTGCTGATCGTCGGCTTCACCTACTTCTACGTCGCGATCACCTTCAACCCGGTCGACGTCGCCGACAACATGAAGAAGTACGGCGGCTTCATCCCGGGCATCCGCGCCGGACGTCCGACGGCGGAGTACCTCGACTACGTGCTGACCCGCATCACCCTGCCGGGTTCGATCTACCTGGGCCTGGTCGCGCTCCTGCCGCTGTTCGCGCTGGCGCTCGTGGGGGCGAACCAGAACTTCCCGTTCGGCGGCGCCTCGATCCTCATCATCGTCGGTGTGGGTCTGGAGACCGTGAAGCAGATCGACGCGCAGCTGCAGCAGCGTCACTACGAAGGGCTTCTGCGCTGA
- the rplO gene encoding 50S ribosomal protein L15, whose translation MAEKKEETAEAVESAPKKTTARKTAPKKETAAKSAPKKDAPASRPGVLKVHHLRPVPGAHTAKTRVGRGEGSKGKTAGRGTKGTKARYQVKVGFEGGQMPLHMRTPKLRGFKNPFRVEYQVVNLDKLAELYPQGGDVTIGDLVAKGAVRKNEKVKVLGTGDISVALNVSVDKVSGSAEQKIVAAGGSVSAGESAGTAQ comes from the coding sequence ATGGCGGAGAAGAAGGAAGAGACGGCCGAGGCCGTCGAGTCCGCGCCGAAGAAGACCACGGCGCGCAAGACTGCGCCCAAGAAGGAGACCGCTGCGAAGAGCGCGCCGAAGAAGGATGCCCCGGCTTCGCGCCCGGGCGTGCTCAAGGTGCACCACCTCCGCCCGGTCCCCGGTGCTCACACCGCCAAGACCCGCGTGGGTCGCGGTGAGGGTTCGAAGGGCAAGACGGCCGGTCGCGGTACCAAGGGAACCAAGGCCCGCTACCAGGTCAAGGTCGGCTTCGAGGGTGGGCAGATGCCCCTCCACATGCGTACGCCGAAGCTGCGCGGGTTCAAGAACCCGTTCCGCGTCGAGTACCAGGTGGTCAACCTCGACAAGCTCGCCGAGCTCTACCCGCAGGGCGGCGACGTGACCATCGGCGACCTGGTCGCCAAGGGCGCGGTGCGCAAGAACGAGAAGGTCAAGGTGCTCGGCACCGGCGACATCTCGGTCGCGCTCAACGTCTCGGTCGACAAGGTGTCGGGCTCCGCTGAGCAGAAGATCGTCGCCGCGGGCGGCTCGGTCTCCGCCGGCGAGTCGGCGGGCACCGCCCAGTAA
- the rpmD gene encoding 50S ribosomal protein L30 gives MAARLKVTQIKSKVSEKQNQRDTLRSLGLKRIGDTVVRPDDAQTRGYVRTVAHLVKVEEID, from the coding sequence ATGGCTGCGCGTCTGAAGGTGACGCAGATCAAGTCCAAGGTGAGCGAGAAGCAGAATCAGCGCGACACCCTCCGGAGCCTGGGTCTCAAGCGGATCGGCGACACCGTCGTCCGTCCCGATGACGCCCAGACCCGCGGGTACGTGCGCACTGTCGCCCACCTCGTGAAGGTTGAGGAGATCGACTGA
- the rpsE gene encoding 30S ribosomal protein S5, producing MTAEAAAEAPAEAATAPAEREREPRRGGRERNPNRDRGSRDRSESQFLERVVTINRVSKVVKGGRRFSFTALVVVGDGNGLVGVGYGKAREVPLAISKGVEEAKRNFFRVPRVASTIPHPVQGEAAAGVVLLRPAAAGTGVIAGGPVRAVLECAGIHDVLSKSLGSSNTINIVHATVEALKQLEEPRHVAARRGLDFDQVAPARLVRAEAEAAAAAKVGA from the coding sequence GTGACCGCAGAGGCCGCTGCCGAGGCTCCGGCCGAGGCCGCCACCGCTCCCGCCGAGCGTGAGCGCGAGCCGCGCCGCGGTGGACGTGAGCGCAACCCGAACCGCGACCGTGGGTCGCGCGACCGCAGCGAGAGCCAGTTCCTCGAGCGCGTCGTGACGATCAACCGCGTGTCGAAGGTCGTCAAGGGTGGTCGTCGCTTCAGCTTCACCGCGCTCGTCGTCGTCGGCGACGGCAACGGGCTCGTGGGCGTCGGCTACGGCAAGGCCCGAGAGGTGCCGCTGGCGATCTCGAAGGGCGTCGAAGAGGCCAAGCGGAACTTCTTCCGCGTACCCCGCGTCGCCTCGACCATCCCGCACCCCGTCCAGGGTGAGGCTGCCGCCGGTGTGGTGCTCCTGCGCCCCGCCGCCGCCGGTACCGGTGTGATCGCGGGCGGCCCGGTGCGTGCCGTCCTCGAGTGCGCGGGTATCCACGACGTGCTGTCGAAGTCGCTCGGTTCGTCGAACACGATCAACATCGTCCACGCGACCGTCGAGGCGCTGAAGCAGCTGGAGGAGCCCCGTCACGTCGCCGCGCGCCGTGGACTGGACTTCGACCAGGTCGCTCCCGCCCGTCTGGTCCGCGCCGAGGCCGAGGCCGCGGCAGCAGCGAAGGTAGGTGCCTGA
- the rplR gene encoding 50S ribosomal protein L18, which yields MAVKTKSDARSRRHARLRKKVVGTSERPRLVVTRSARHVFVQVVDDSKGHTVASASTLETDLRGFDGDKTAKARKVGELVAERAKAAGVSDVVFDRGGNRYAGRVAAIADGAREGGLNL from the coding sequence ATGGCTGTGAAGACGAAGTCCGACGCGCGGTCGCGCCGTCACGCCCGCCTTCGCAAGAAGGTCGTCGGCACCTCCGAGCGTCCCCGCCTGGTCGTCACCCGTTCGGCACGCCACGTGTTCGTCCAGGTCGTCGACGACAGCAAGGGCCACACCGTGGCATCCGCATCGACGCTCGAAACCGACCTGCGCGGGTTCGACGGTGACAAGACCGCCAAGGCCCGCAAGGTCGGCGAGCTGGTCGCTGAGCGCGCGAAGGCCGCCGGCGTCTCCGACGTGGTGTTCGACCGCGGCGGCAACCGATACGCAGGTCGTGTCGCGGCCATCGCCGACGGCGCCCGCGAAGGGGGGCTCAACCTGTGA
- the rplF gene encoding 50S ribosomal protein L6, with protein MSRIGRLPIDIPSGVTITVTGQDVAVKGPKGELALTVARPIEVKVEDNQVIVTRPDDERESRSLHGLTRTLINNNIIGVTQGYTKGLEVVGTGYRVAQKGSSIEFALGFSHPVLVEPPAGITLTVEGNNKVTVSGIDKQAVGEVAANIRKIRKPEPYKGKGVRYAGEVVRRKAGKAGK; from the coding sequence ATGTCGCGTATCGGACGTCTCCCGATCGACATCCCCTCCGGCGTCACCATCACGGTGACCGGACAGGACGTCGCGGTCAAGGGCCCCAAGGGCGAACTCGCGCTCACCGTGGCCCGTCCCATCGAAGTCAAGGTCGAGGACAACCAGGTGATCGTCACCCGTCCCGACGACGAGCGCGAGTCGCGGTCGCTCCACGGCCTGACCCGCACGCTCATCAACAACAACATCATCGGCGTCACCCAGGGCTACACCAAGGGCCTCGAGGTCGTCGGCACCGGCTACCGCGTCGCGCAGAAGGGCAGCTCGATCGAGTTCGCGCTCGGCTTCTCGCACCCGGTGCTCGTCGAGCCCCCCGCGGGCATCACGCTCACGGTCGAGGGCAACAACAAGGTCACCGTGAGCGGCATCGACAAGCAGGCCGTCGGCGAGGTGGCTGCGAACATCCGCAAGATCCGCAAGCCCGAGCCGTACAAGGGCAAGGGTGTGCGCTACGCCGGCGAGGTCGTTCGGCGCAAGGCCGGAAAGGCTGGTAAGTAA
- the rpsH gene encoding 30S ribosomal protein S8 — MTMTDPVADMLTRLRNANSAHHDSVSLPSSKLKTHIADILKQEGYISDWAVEDARVGQTLTLTLKYGPNRERSIAGIKRVSKPGLRVYAKSSEIPTVLGGLGVAILSTSSGLLTDRQAEQKGVGGEVLAYVW; from the coding sequence ATGACGATGACAGACCCGGTCGCTGACATGCTGACCCGTCTGCGCAACGCGAACTCGGCGCACCACGACTCCGTGTCGCTGCCGAGCTCGAAGCTCAAGACCCACATCGCCGACATCCTCAAGCAGGAGGGCTACATCTCCGACTGGGCCGTCGAGGACGCCCGTGTCGGCCAGACGCTGACCCTGACGCTGAAGTACGGCCCGAACCGCGAGCGGTCCATCGCCGGCATCAAGCGCGTGTCGAAGCCGGGCCTGCGCGTCTACGCGAAGTCCTCCGAGATCCCCACGGTCCTCGGCGGTCTGGGCGTTGCCATCCTGTCCACCTCCTCCGGTCTTCTCACCGACCGTCAGGCCGAGCAGAAGGGCGTGGGTGGGGAAGTCCTCGCCTACGTGTGGTGA
- the rplE gene encoding 50S ribosomal protein L5, giving the protein MSSATAVEAGKIQPRLKQKYKSEIQKKLQDEFGYANVMQIPGLVKVVVNTGVGEAARDSKVIDGAVDDLTKITGQKPVVTKARKSIAQFKLREGQAIGAHVTLRGDRAWEFLDRLVNLALPRIRDFRGLSGTQFDGNGNYTFGLQEQSVFHEINQDKIDRVRGFDITIVTSAKTDDEGRALLRHLGFPFRAEGAQQ; this is encoded by the coding sequence ATGAGCAGCGCAACTGCCGTCGAGGCTGGCAAAATCCAGCCCCGCCTGAAGCAGAAGTACAAGTCCGAGATCCAGAAGAAGCTGCAGGACGAGTTCGGCTACGCCAACGTCATGCAGATTCCGGGCCTCGTGAAGGTCGTGGTCAACACCGGTGTCGGCGAGGCAGCTCGCGACAGCAAGGTGATCGATGGTGCGGTCGACGACCTCACCAAGATCACCGGTCAGAAGCCGGTCGTGACCAAGGCCCGCAAGTCCATCGCGCAGTTCAAGCTGCGTGAGGGCCAGGCCATCGGCGCGCACGTCACCCTGCGGGGCGACCGCGCGTGGGAGTTCCTGGACCGCCTGGTCAACCTGGCTCTGCCTCGCATCCGCGACTTCCGCGGCCTGTCGGGCACGCAGTTCGACGGCAACGGCAACTACACCTTCGGCCTGCAGGAGCAGTCGGTCTTCCACGAGATCAACCAGGACAAGATCGACCGCGTCCGCGGGTTCGACATCACGATCGTGACGTCGGCGAAGACGGATGACGAGGGCCGCGCGCTCCTGCGCCACCTCGGCTTCCCCTTCCGCGCCGAGGGCGCACAGCAGTAA
- the rplX gene encoding 50S ribosomal protein L24, with protein MAKIKKGDLVQVISGAKPERGGDRGKQGKVLEVLPEQNRVIVEGVNFVTKHNRVGQSQRGTKTGGIETMEAPIHISNVSLVDPQTKKPTRVGHRVEEQVKDGVKRTVRVRYAKKSGKDL; from the coding sequence ATGGCGAAGATCAAGAAGGGCGACCTGGTTCAGGTCATCTCGGGCGCCAAGCCCGAGCGCGGCGGAGACCGCGGTAAGCAGGGCAAGGTCCTCGAGGTCCTTCCCGAGCAGAACCGCGTGATCGTCGAAGGCGTGAACTTCGTCACCAAGCACAACCGCGTGGGCCAGTCCCAGCGCGGCACCAAGACGGGTGGCATCGAAACGATGGAAGCCCCGATCCACATCTCCAACGTCTCCCTGGTCGACCCCCAGACGAAGAAGCCGACCCGCGTCGGTCACCGCGTCGAGGAGCAGGTCAAGGACGGCGTGAAGCGCACCGTCCGCGTGCGCTACGCGAAGAAGTCAGGCAAGGACCTCTGA